The following are encoded together in the Phaseolus vulgaris cultivar G19833 chromosome 9, P. vulgaris v2.0, whole genome shotgun sequence genome:
- the LOC137822395 gene encoding uncharacterized protein: MVAEMMHIWFSVSQNVWNGEVVRAISSSSGIPQDRIRRLLEVVPSRTGQHQNQPPIGSGIQISNSTGESAVVTGAQVEGMEHQRVEEKIDESGKRRMMKGVKLIAKALEDVERCTRKKGGGRVSFYDCNLCMSVAKDPVLTCCGHMFCWPCFYHLPYAYGNAKECPVCEGEVIETNITPIYGNSSGTFDSDVASSMVPPRPAASRINSFRSWKKQALNVDTSFGVGSQIQSTDGNKQTETSSVDLSFHSVKHLT, from the exons ATGGTGGCAGAAATGATGCATATTTGGTTCTCTGTCTCTCAG AATGTTTGGAATGGTGAAGTGGTGAGGGCTATCTCCTCTTCTTCAGGTATTCCACAG GACCGTATTAGGCGCCTTCTTGAAGTAGTGCCTTCCAGAACCGGGCAGCATCAGAATCAGCCACCGATTGGCTCTGGGATCCAAATAAGCAACTCCACTGGAGAAAGTGCAGTGGTGACAGGGGCTCAAGTGGAAGGAATGGAGCACCAGAGAGTTGAGGAAAAAATAGATGAAAGTGGGAAAAGGCGCATGATGAAAGGAGTGAAACTAATAGCTAAAGCATTGGAGGATGTGGAAAGGTGTACCCGTAAGAAAGGGGGAGGCAGAGTAAGTTTTTATGATTGCAACTTATGTATGTCCGTAGCAAAAGATCCTGTGTTGACCTGCTGTGGTCACATGTTTTGCTGGCCATGCTTTTATCACTTGCCATATGCCTATGGAAATGCGAAGGAGTGCCCTGTTTGTGAAGGAGAGGTCATTGAAACTAACATCACTCCAATTTATGGTAATTCCAGTGGCACTTTCGATTCTGATGTAGCTTCTTCGATGGTTCCTCCTCGACCTGCTGCATCCAGAATCAACAGTTTTAG GAGCTGGAAGAAGCAAGCACTTAATGTTGATACCTCTTTTGGTGTTGGCTCTCAAATCCAGTCAACAGATGGTAACAAACAGACTGAGACTAGTTCAGTGGATCTTTCATTTCATAGTGTAAAACATCTGACATAA